From the genome of Pygocentrus nattereri isolate fPygNat1 chromosome 25, fPygNat1.pri, whole genome shotgun sequence, one region includes:
- the tubgcp4 gene encoding gamma-tubulin complex component 4 has translation MIHELLLALSGYPGTIFTWNKRNGLQVSQDLPFLHPSETSVLNRLCKMGTDYMRFTEFIEQHTGHVHQQEHYSNQPSQTGLHGIYLRAFCTGLHSMLQPYRQALLDLEQEFLGDPHLSISHVNYMLEQFQLLFPSVMVVVETIKSQKIHGCQILETVYKHSCGGLPPVRMALEKILAVCHGVMYKQLAAWMLHGLLLDQSEEFFVKQGPSAGGAAAAQEEEDEDLGIGGLSGKQLRELQDLRLIEEENMLAPTLQQFSLRVEMLPSYIPVRVAEKILFVGESVQMFENHNQSPSRAGSILKHQEDMFAAELHRLKQQPLFSLVDFENVIDGIRSTVAEHLWTLMVEESDLLGQLKIIKDFYLLGRGELYQAFIDLAQHMLKTPPSAVTEHDVNVAFQQAAHKVLLDDDNLLPLLHLTIDYQGKDTKEASGNREGTTPPQESSPREAPSTGWAALGLAYKVQWPLHILFTPAVLEKYNVVFRYLLSVRRVQSELQHCWALQMQRKHLKSNQTDAVKWRLRNHMAFLVDNLQYYLQVDVLESQFSQLLQQINSTRDFESIRLAHDHFLSNLLAQSFILLKPVFHCLNEILDLCHNFCSLVSQNLGPLDERGAAQLDIMVKGFSRQSFLLFKILSSVRNHQINSDLAQLLLRLDYNKYYTQSGGTLGSFGL, from the exons ATGATCCACGAGTTGCTGCTTGCTTTAAGTGGTTATCCTGGAACCATATTCACGTGGAATAAACGGAATGGGTTGCAg GTGTCCCAGGACCTGCCGTTTCTCCATCCAAGTGAAACCAGCGTCCTGAACCGCCTGTGTAAAATGGGCACGGACTATATGCGTTTCACCGAGTTCATAGAGCAGCACACGGGCCACGTCCATCAACAG GAGCACTACTCGAACCAGCCGAGCCAAACTGGACTTCATGGGATATACCTGCGGGCTTTCTGCACCGGCCTGCATTCCATGTTGCAGCCTTATAGACAAGCTTTACTGGACCTTGAGCAAGAG TTTCTCGGCGATCCACATCTCTCCATTTCACATGTAAACTACATGCTGGAACAG TTTCAGTTGCTCTTCCCATCTGTGATGGTTGTCGTGGAGACCATCAAATCTCAAAAG ATTCATGGCTGCCAGATCCTGGAGACTGTTTACAAGCACAGCTGTGGAGGCCTGCCCCCTGTCCGGATGGCCTTAGAAAA GATTCTTGCTGTGTGCCATGGTGTGATGTATAAGCAACTGGCTGCATGGATGCTTCATGGGCTTCTGCTGGACCAGAGTGAAGAGTTCTTTGTGAAGCAGGGCCCCAGCGCAGGAGGAGCTGCAGCAGCGCAGGAGGAAGAGGACGAGGACCTGGGCATCGGAGGCCTGAGTGGGAAACAACTCAGAGAGCTGCAAGACCTG AGACTTATTGAGGAGGAGAACATGCTGGCTCCTACACTCCAGCAGTTCTCCTTGCGTGTTGAGATGCTTCCATCATACATTCCTGTCCGAGTGGCTGAAAAAATCCTCTTTGTTGGGGAATCAGTTCAGATGTTTGAGAACCACAACCAGAGTCCATCCAGAGCTG GCTCCATACTGAAACACCAAGAGGACATGTTTGCTGCAGAGCTCCACAGACTCAAACAACAGCCCCTTTTCAGCCTGGTGGACTTTGAGAATGTAATAGATGGCATACGAAGCACAGTTGCTGAG CATCTCTGGACTTTGATGGTTGAGGAATCTGACCTTTTAGGACAACTGAAG ATCATCAAGGATTTTTATTTGTTGGGTCGTGGTGAACTGTACCAAGCCTTCATTGACCTTGCTCAGCATATGCTTAAAACTCCACCGTCAGCTGTGACAGAACATG atgtCAATGTGGCCTTTCAGCAAGCTGCTCATAAGGTTCTCCTTGATGATGACAACCTATTGCCTCTCTTACATCTCACCATTGACTATCAAGGCAAAGACACCAAAG AGGCTTCTGGGAATAGAGAGGGCACCACGCCTCCTCAGGAGTCTTCTCCTCGAGAGGCCCCGTCCACGGGCTGGGCAGCACTAGGATTGGCCTACAAGGTGCAGTGGCCACTGCACATTCTCTTCACTCCTGCTGTGCTAGAAAA GTACAACGTAGTGTTTCGTTACCTGCTCAGTGTGCGTCGGGTCCAGTCTGAGCTTCAGCACTGCTGGGCTCTGCAAATGCAGCGGAAGCACTTGAAGTCAAACCAGACTGATGCAGTCAAATGGAGACTGCGCAACCACATGGCCTTCCTGGTAGATAACCTGCAGTATTACCTACAG GTGGACGTGCTGGAGTCCCAGTTTTCACAGCTCTTGCAGCAGATCAACTCTACCCGAGACTTTGAGAGCATTCGGCTGGCTCACGACCATTTCCTCAGTAATCTCCTAGCCCAGTCCTTCATCCTGCTCAAGCCA GTATTTCACTGTTTGAATGAGATCCTGGATCTCTGTCACAACTTTTGTTCGCTAGTGAGTCAGAATCTGGGGCCGCTGGATGAGAGAGGAGCAGCTCAGCTGGACATTATGGTCAAG GGGTTTAGCCGTCAGTCGTTCCTGCTGTTCAAGATCCTGTCCAGTGTGCGTAACCACCAAATTAATTCTGATCTGGCTCAACTGCTCCTGCGACTAGACTACAACAAATACTACACACAGTCTGGAGGCACTCTGGGAAG TTTTGGGCTCTAA
- the LOC108435646 gene encoding CDKN2A-interacting protein isoform X1, with protein MAVLLVACKHGSTVESVKRTQTACWCRGLIWGPKVRGRKSGHVLNEFWSCPVFLFFSGMAEGSGGDVSEFLSQNPHLAQWVESLKEHNETNKQWLARREFVLRNREVFPTIRPGTTNHSLDRLLSMSKVWANHVFLGCRYPQPVMDKVNEMAEGITVNEADKCVHKTRGEIVGKGKRPAVSVSDGESCSKKSKTGPSDTDGKAVERNSGRPVAAPVKSGPSPGAPAEHQPFFNRLYKAVAWKLVSAGGFGPNLDHFEILRTCVESCKASVSCVFVPLKDIPDLPAGCTQKEGQVCELRCQTVYMGTGYGRDECAARAMASKEALKIFQGRKVTVKLSRRRFRGQDVEDLVLLDEQPRRSTLPPALSYPFQGDQ; from the exons ATGGCAGTGCTGTTagttgcatgtaaacatggctcaACAGTTGAGTCAGTGAAGAGAACACAAACTGCATGTTGGTGTAGGGGGCTTATTTGGGGGCCTAAAGTGAGGGGACGAAAATCAGGTCATGTTTTGAATGAGTTCTGGTCctgtcctgtttttcttttcttttcagggATGGCGGAGGGGAGTggaggagatgtttctgagttCCTTAGTCAAAACCCCCACCTGGCTCAATGGGTGGAGTCTTTAAAGGAGCACAATGAGACTAATAAGCAGTGGCTTGCGAGACGAGAATTTGTTCTCCGCAACAGGGAGGTCTTTCCCACCATCCGACCAGGGACCACAAACCATAGTCTGGATAGGCTTCTTTCCATGTCCAAGGTTTGGGCCAACCATGTGTTCTTAGGCTGTCG ATATCCCCAACCTGTGATGGACAAGGTGAATGAGATGGCCGAGGGGATCACGGTGAATGAAGCTGATAAGTGTGTTCACAAGACAAGAGGTGAAATCGTAGGAAAAGGGAAGAGGCCTGCAGTGTCAG TCTCAGATGGTGAGAGCTGCTCTAAGAAGAGCAAAACAGGCCCCAGTGACACTGACGGTAAAGCTGTAGAACGAAATAGTGGGCGTCCGGTTGCTGCTCCTGTCAAATCGGGCCCCTCTCCAGGGGCCCCTGCAGAGCACCAACCTTTCTTCAATCGCCTCTACAAAGCTGTGGCCTGGAAGCTGGTGTCTGCGGGAGGTTTCGGACCTAACCTGGACCACTTCGAGATCCTGCGCACCTGTGTGGAGTCGTGCAAGGCCAGCGTGAGCTGTGTGTTCGTTCCACTCAAAGACATTCCTGACCTGCCTGCCGGCTGCACCCAGAAGGAGGGCCAGGTATGTGAACTACGCTGCCAGACTGTCTACATGGGCACGGGATACGGCCGTGACGAGTGTGCAGCTAGGGCAATGGCCTCCAAGGAAGCCCTCAAAATATTCCAAGGCCGGAAGGTGACTGTGAAGTTGTCCAGGCGCAGGTTTCGAGGACAAGATGTGGAGGACTTGGTGCTGCTGGACGAACAGCCCAGACGGTCTACTTTGCCCCCTGCCCTCAGCTATCCATTTCAGGGTGATCAATAA
- the LOC108435646 gene encoding CDKN2A-interacting protein isoform X2: MAEGSGGDVSEFLSQNPHLAQWVESLKEHNETNKQWLARREFVLRNREVFPTIRPGTTNHSLDRLLSMSKVWANHVFLGCRYPQPVMDKVNEMAEGITVNEADKCVHKTRGEIVGKGKRPAVSVSDGESCSKKSKTGPSDTDGKAVERNSGRPVAAPVKSGPSPGAPAEHQPFFNRLYKAVAWKLVSAGGFGPNLDHFEILRTCVESCKASVSCVFVPLKDIPDLPAGCTQKEGQVCELRCQTVYMGTGYGRDECAARAMASKEALKIFQGRKVTVKLSRRRFRGQDVEDLVLLDEQPRRSTLPPALSYPFQGDQ; this comes from the exons ATGGCGGAGGGGAGTggaggagatgtttctgagttCCTTAGTCAAAACCCCCACCTGGCTCAATGGGTGGAGTCTTTAAAGGAGCACAATGAGACTAATAAGCAGTGGCTTGCGAGACGAGAATTTGTTCTCCGCAACAGGGAGGTCTTTCCCACCATCCGACCAGGGACCACAAACCATAGTCTGGATAGGCTTCTTTCCATGTCCAAGGTTTGGGCCAACCATGTGTTCTTAGGCTGTCG ATATCCCCAACCTGTGATGGACAAGGTGAATGAGATGGCCGAGGGGATCACGGTGAATGAAGCTGATAAGTGTGTTCACAAGACAAGAGGTGAAATCGTAGGAAAAGGGAAGAGGCCTGCAGTGTCAG TCTCAGATGGTGAGAGCTGCTCTAAGAAGAGCAAAACAGGCCCCAGTGACACTGACGGTAAAGCTGTAGAACGAAATAGTGGGCGTCCGGTTGCTGCTCCTGTCAAATCGGGCCCCTCTCCAGGGGCCCCTGCAGAGCACCAACCTTTCTTCAATCGCCTCTACAAAGCTGTGGCCTGGAAGCTGGTGTCTGCGGGAGGTTTCGGACCTAACCTGGACCACTTCGAGATCCTGCGCACCTGTGTGGAGTCGTGCAAGGCCAGCGTGAGCTGTGTGTTCGTTCCACTCAAAGACATTCCTGACCTGCCTGCCGGCTGCACCCAGAAGGAGGGCCAGGTATGTGAACTACGCTGCCAGACTGTCTACATGGGCACGGGATACGGCCGTGACGAGTGTGCAGCTAGGGCAATGGCCTCCAAGGAAGCCCTCAAAATATTCCAAGGCCGGAAGGTGACTGTGAAGTTGTCCAGGCGCAGGTTTCGAGGACAAGATGTGGAGGACTTGGTGCTGCTGGACGAACAGCCCAGACGGTCTACTTTGCCCCCTGCCCTCAGCTATCCATTTCAGGGTGATCAATAA
- the LOC108435628 gene encoding cocaine- and amphetamine-regulated transcript protein-like — translation MESSVWTRAVACALLLSIACGAEIHDPDEEVDLDARALRDFYPKDPNLTNEKELLGALQEVLEKLQSKRISLWEKKFGRVPTCDVGEQCAIRKGARIGKMCDCPRGAVCNFFLLKCL, via the exons ATGGAGAGCTCCGTGTGGACGCGGGCGGTCGCGTGCGCCCTGCTGCTGTCCATCGCCTGCGGTGCCGAAATCCACGACCCGGACGAAGAAGTGGACCTGGACGCCAGAGCCCTGAGAGACTTCTACCCCAAAGACCCCAACTTAACCAACGAGAAAGAGCTC CTCGGCGCCCTGCAGGAAGTTTTGGAAAAGCTGCAGAGCAAAAGGATCTCGCTTTGGGAAAAGAAGTTCGGACGCGTTCCAACG TGCGATGTAGGCGAGCAGTGTGCCATCAGGAAAGGGGCGCGGATCGGGAAAATGTGCGACTGTCCCCGAGGAGCCGTCTGCAATTTCTTTTTGCTCAAGTGCTTGTAA